The genomic region ACCTGTGGTAATTGGTAAATTACAAATGTCTTATGATTTATTTAAACTACTCAATACAGTCCAAGAGGATGGAAGAAAAACAAGGGAATTTGATTTATTATCCCTTTGGCCTTTTTTGGTGGAAAATTCTGGCACACCCCAGCAAGGTGCTTGGTCTTTAGGTTATTCTTTAATAGAATACTGGACTCAAAATTTAACCATAGAACAGTTGGGAGAGAGATTTGAGTTTTGGCAAAGAACTAATAATAACTAATGGGAATTCAGCTGCACATCCGTGATAATTAAAACTCCTCTACTCTTCTATTTCCAATTGTGCAACCGCAACTGCATCAAAAGCAAAAGCAACAACTAAGGGCATGGGGGATACACAAATAAATGCCCAACTTATGCACAGAAGAGTAATAACTAATGCAATAACTGATATTAATCTTTCCTCATTGGTAGCACCCTTTTTCTGTTTAATTAATTTCAAAGTGTCCATGGGAATGGGCTCTGGAATTACACAACCTGGGGGAAAAGCCCAATAATTACCACGACGTTCTACAAATAAATCAGTCCAACCATTTTCCGTGCACCAGTCCTCAATCCATTCAATATAGTAATGATTGATAATCAACATAACAGTTAGGTTTTAATAGGTTTTAAGTTAGGATATCTAATTGACCGCACCCGCATACTAACAACCAAAAATGATCCCTGGCTAAAAAGTACAAAAAACTTTACGGTGGGTGAATCCCCCCATACATTAACGGTTAATGTCAATTAACAATTCTAAACGTCAAGTTGATTCTAGATTGAACTTTTTTAGCTGTTTTCCCAACTTGATGTTGCCAAAAGTGCTGTGTCTGGTCTTGCATTAACAGTAAACTACCATTTTCTAAGTCAATAACAGTCTTTTGACTCTTGTCATATTTGTGTCGTAAATAAAAGCGACGAGTTGCACCAAAACTAAGGGAAGCAATCAGAGGATTCTTACCCAATTCTGGTTCATCGTCACTGTGCCACCCCATACTATCCTTACCATCTCTATATAGATTTATTAAAACACTATTAAACCTAACTGGTACAATTTCCTCAATTTTAGATTTAATAAACTTCAATGTAGGATTCCAAGATTCTGGGTGCTGTTCTATTCCAGAGTAGGTATAGGATTTACCCTCATCCCCATACCATGCAGTCAGTCGTGGAATGGGCATTTTTTTGCCAAACAAATGAATAATTTCTTGTTTCCACTTAATATTACCATATAACTCGCAAAACAACTGGTTTGAGTGTTCCACACTGAAAAACTCAGGATACAGTATTACATTGCCATCAGTAGCAATAATTACTTTATGCTCAAACAGATTTTTTTCAGTCAAGTGGTGATTATGATACAAACAGCACCTTCCTTATAAATAATTTAACTTAATTAGGTGAGGTCTAAAATGAAAGTAGGTTGGGTTGAAGCATGAAACCCAACACCCCCATGGGTCTCGTTACTCGACCCACCCTACAAAATAATTGTGCCTCCCTAATTAATGGTGAGTCCGAATTTGAAAAAGTCTTGCTAAATTATTAAGATTTGCTAATAATGGTTACGTTTTTTATATCATTTTGTTTCAGTTCCAGAGGAAAACTCCCACTCAACCCGGGTTTTCTGGTACAAAACTCTTAATTGCCTAAGAAAATGGAAGAGAAGAACTTCCAACAGACCACACGCATCAAAGGAGCTTTTCTAAATGTTCACCCAGGTGAAATCCACAATTAGACATATTGAACCTGATAATTTAGGGGACCGTACTCTCATCAAGGTCGTTTATGTTGTCCTTGAGTCTCAATATCAAAGTTCCTTATCTCAAGCAGTAAGGCAAATTAATGCCAAACATCCCTCCATAGGGATTGAAATTAGTGGCTATTTAATTGAAGAGCTGCGCAATCCAGAAAACTATGAAGAATTTAAACGTGATATATCTAGTGCTAATATATTCATCGCCTCTCTGATATTTATTGAAGATTTAGCACAGAAACTGGTTACTGCTGTGGCACCACACCGGGATAATTTCGATGTAGCGGTTGTTTTTCCATCTATGCCTGAAGTAATGCGCCTGAATAAAATGGGTAGCTTTTCCTTGGCACAGTTGGGACAATCTAAAGGAGTTATCGCTAACTTCATGAAAAAGCGCAAGGAAAAATCTGGCGCGGGGTTTCAAGATGGAATGCTCAAGTTATTACGTACCCTCCCCCAAGTGTTAAAATTTCTTCCCATGGAAAAAGCCCAGGATGCAAGAAATTTCATGCTAAGTTTTCAATACTGGTTGGGTGGTTCAGCAGAAAATCTAGAAAACTTTTTGCTGATGTTGGCAGATAAATATGTTTTGAAAGGTGAAGACAAAACGAATCTGGCTAAAGCTGAATATCAAGCACCCGTAGTTTATCCCGATATGGGGATTTGGCATCCTTTAGCTCCCACCATGTTTGAAGATGTGAAAGAATATCTCAATTGGTATAATAGTCGTAGAGATATTCCCAAAACCTTAAAAGACCCCCTAGCACCCTGCGTGGGTTTAGTGCTGCAGCGAACTCACCTAGTTACTGGGGATGATGCTCATTATGTGGCCATAGTCCAGGAATTAGAGTCTTTAGGTGCTAAGGTTCTCCCGGTGTTTGCTGGAGGATTGGACTTTTCTAAGCCTGTGAATGCCTATTTCTATGAGCCCACAAGTCAAAGACCCTTAGTGGATGGGGTGGTATCCTTAACTGGATTTGCTTTAGTAGGTGGACCTGCAAGACAAGACCATCCCAAAGCCATAGAAGCATTAAAACGGCTCAACCGTCCTTATATGGTGGCTCTACCCCTGGTGTTTCAAACCACGGAAGAATGGTTAAATAGTGATTTGGGTTTACATCCCATTCAAGTAGCTCTACAAATTGCCATACCTGAATTGGATGGTGCAATTGAACCAATTATCCTCTCCGGTAAAGATGGTGCTACAGGAAGAGCGATCGCACTGCAGGATAGGGTAGAAATAGTTGCCCAACGTGCCTTAAAATGGGCTAGTCTCCGTCGTAAACCAAAATTGGATAAAAAGATTGCCATTACGGTTTTTAGCTTTCCCCCTGACAAAGGTAACGTGGGAACTGCTGCTTATTTAGATGTATTTGGTTCTATTCATGAAGTTCTCAAAGGATTGAGAAATAATGGATATGACGTACAGAATGTTCCTGACACTGCTAAGGAACTGATGGAACAAGTGATTCATGACGCACAAGCACAGTATGCCAGTCCCGAACTGAATATTGCTTATAAAATGTCTGTGTCAGAATATGAGACCCTCACACCTTATTCGGAACGTCTAGAAGAAAACTGGGGACCACCACCAGGACATTTAAATAGTGATGGACAAAACTTATTAATTTACGGTAAAGAGTTCGGTAATGTTTTTATTGGTGTCCAACCTACCTTTGGTTATGAAGGGGACCCAATGCGCTTACTATTTTCCCGTTCCGCTAGTCCTCACCATGGTTTTGCCGCTTTCTATACCTACCTAGAAAGAATTTGGGGTGCTGATGCGGTTTTGCATTTTGGTACCCATGGTTCCTTAGAGTTTATGCCCGGTAAACAAATGGGTATGTCGGGAGATTGCTATCCTGACCAACTAATTGGCACAATTCCCAATCTGTATTATTACGCAGCTAATAATCCCAGTGAAGCCACAATTGCCAAACGGCGCAGTTATGCAGAAACTATTTCTTACTTGACCCCACCTGCAGAAAATGCTGGTTTATACAAGGGGTTGAAGGAACTGAGTGAGTTAATTGCTTCTTATCAAACCTTGAAGGATAGCGGAAGGGGAGTTTCTATTGTCAACGCGATTATTGACAAGTGTCGGATTGTTAACTTGGATAAGGACATAGACCTTCCCGAAAGCGATGCTAAGAATCTCTCCTCAGAAGACAGGGACAATGTGGTGGGGATCGTCTACCGCAAGTTAATGGAAATAGAATCTAGGTTACTACCTTGTGGTTTACATGTGATTGGTAAACCACCAACCGCGCAAGAAGCTATTGCTACCCTAGTTAATATTGCTAGCTTGGATCGGACAGAAGAGGAAATTCTCAGCTTACCTCGGATTATTGCCCAAAGCTTAGGAAGGGACATTGAAGAGATTTACCAAAATAGCGATCGCGGTATTTTGAGTGATGTACAGTTACTACAGGACATTACCATGGCTACCCGTGCTGCTGTAGGTTCTTTAGTACAAGCACAAACAGATGCGGAAGGTAGGGTTTCTCTAGTTTCTAAGTTGAATTTCTTCAACATGGGTAAAAAAGAACCCTGGGTCGAGTCCCTACATAACTCGGGTTACACCAAAGTAGATGTATCCGCACTCAAACCCCTATTTGAGTATTTAGAATTTTGTCTCAAACAAGTGTGTGCAGATAATGAACTAGGAGGTTTATTACAAGGACTGGAAGGGGAATATATATTACCGGGACCGGGAGGGGATCCAATTCGCAATCCGGACGTATTGCCAACGGGTAAAAATATACACGCCCTAGACCCACAATCCATACCCACAACCGCAGCTGTGCAGTCAGCGAAAATTGTAGTGGATAGATTGTTAGACAGGAATAAGGCGGAAAATAATGGTCAATGGCCAGAAACCATCGCTTGTGTGCTGTGGGGTACGGATAATATTAAAACCTACGGAGAATCCCTGGCGCAAATCATGTGGATGGTAGGGGTAAGACCCATTCCTGATTCCTTGGGGAGGGTGAACAAATTAGAATTAATTCCCCTAGAAGAATTGGGGAGACCCAGGATAGATGTGGTTATTAACTGTTCTGGAGTATTTCGAGATTTGTTCATTAACCAAATGAATCTCCTTGACCAAGGGGTAAAAATGGCCGCTGAAGCTGATGAACCCTTGGAGATGAACTATGTAAGGAAACATGCTCTACAACAAGCCCAAGAAATGGGTATAAACCTACGTCAAGCTGCGACTAGGGTGTTTTCTAATGCTTCTGGTTCCTATTCCTCGAATATTAACCTAGCAGTGGAGAATAGCACTTGGGATAGTGAAGCAGAATTACAAGAAATGTATTTGAAGCGCAAATCCTTCTCTTTCAATTCTGACAATCCAGGAGTGATGGATGAATCTCGTCAGTTATTTGAAAACACCCTGAAAACTGCTGATGCAACTTTTCAAAATCTGGACTCCTCGGAAATCAGCTTGACTGATGTTTCTCATTATTTTGACTCCGATCCCACCAAGTTGGTAGCTAGTCTGCGGGGAGATGGAAAGAAACCAGCATCCTATATTGCTGACACAACCACTGCGAATGCACAAGTGAGAAGTTTATCGGAGACCGTGCGTTTAGATGCGCGGACAAAACTGCTCAATCCTAAATGGTATGAGGGAATGTTATCTCACGGTTATGAAGGAGTGCGGGAGCTTTCTAAACGGTTAGTAAATACCACTGGTTGGAGTGCAACTGCTGGCGCTGTGGATAACTGGGTTTATGAGGAAACTAATGAGACCTTTATTAAGGATGAGGAAATGCAAAAACGTCTACTCAACTTGAATCCTCACTCTTTCCGCAAGATAGTTTCTACCCTATTGGAGGTTAATGGTCGTGGTTATTGGGAAACCAGCGAGGAAAATTTAGATAGGTTACGGGAGTTGTATCAGGAGGTGGAAAACCGCATTGAAGGTATAGATTAGGGTTCTTAGTGGCGATCGCTCGGGGTAATATGACTCTAGGCGATCGCTATGATTTCTGCACATGGCAATATAGATAAGCCAGATGAATGCGGTCTTGTGGAATATCTCGAGAAACAAGGAAAGACAAAAAAAAGACCAATTGCCATGGATTTATTTTCCGGAGCAGGTGGACTTTCTCTGGGAATTCTGCTGGCTTTGATGTGGTGATATCCATTGAAATTGATACTTTTGAATCTAAATACTAAGTAGGGAGGCACAATTATTTGTAGGATTGGTCGAGTAACGAGACCCGTGGCGTTGGGTTTCATACTTCAACCCAACCTAAGTTCATCTTATATTTAATTCCACCCACCCACTTAGTCAAATCTATTTTTACTATTTACAAAAACTCTGGAGATCTGTATAAAATCTTCTGAATAGGGGACATTTTCCCATCAGCTGACTAGGTTGTATTTCTAGTAATAGTGAAGGGGTATGATAACCTTTGCGAAATAATACACTTGATTCTTGGCTACACTCCATTAACAATTCTGATAGTTTGTCTTCACACAATTTCTTTGGGAGTCATATTTACTAAAAGACTCTGGAGCATCAAAGGAAAAACCCATTTCCTTCATTTTATGGCTTAAACGCCAAAGGATTGCATCACTTTTAGCCCTTTTATCAGCAAGCATTTCTTGGGTAAGTTTTTTGATCGAAAAATGACTTTTACCATAGGAATCAAAACAATAAACCTTCTCTAAACAGTCAGTAAAATGATCTAAAAGATCGGGACTGTGGGTAGCAATTATGATCTGAGTTTTATGGGCAGCCATTTTAATCCACTCGGACAAAATTCTCATCCACGCAACGTGCAAACCTAATTCTGGTTCATCAATAACCAGTAAAGATGGTAACACAGGTGAATGTAGTATAATCGCCCAACATAACATTCTTATGGTTCCATCAGATAGTTCCTTTAAACATAAAGGTTTCTTTGTATCCAACGAATACCATTCCATGACCAATGATAACTCTTGAGAACGAACACAACGAATACGATATGTTCTAGGTAAAACTAATGTCATGGCTTTATTGATGGTTTCTTCAAAAAATATGTCTTCCCTGATTAAGTTTTCAAAAACTAAGGCTAGATTATCCCCTGATGCTGATACGTACTTGTCTGGACTTGTTATTTTGGTCTCTGAGGTTTTAATTTTTTCTAAGTCAAAACTATTGGCATTATAAAACTGCCACTGTGAAACAAAATCAAGGAGTTTTCTTGCATCTTCAATTACATTACTAGCAGGTTCTATCTCATCAAGGGTTCCCCAACCTCAAGACTTTTTGATAACAGTAAGTTTAAACATAAATTGTTGTTAGTTCGAGTGTAACCATCTTCACAATAAACTCTTGGATCTGGTTCATAGCCCGGATATTCCGGATTATAGTTAAAAATCTGTCTTTGAGCTAATAATTTCCCTGATAACACTGCATTGAATGGATCGTTTTTGAGCTCGTAGTAAAATTTAAATGTATCTTCTTCTATGACTTTGTCTCCCACTTTTAATGATTCTTGATCAATAACTACTGCTTGTTTTCTATCTTCCTTTCGGTTCACTAAAAGACTCAATTCCAGGATGTGGTTTTTTGACGTAGAATCGGAGGATAATCCTGCAAAACAATAAACAAAGTAAACACTAGCTGGGTCTTCTATGGTATTGTCTAAAATCCCAGCACCTCCGATTTTATTGACCGCATCCTCAAAACCATTTATTTCCAGAGCATACTTCGTTGGATATAAACAGTCTCTAAGGAATTTTAAAGAGTTAATATAATTACTTTTACCTGAACCATTAGGACCAAGTAAAATGTTTAAATTATTGAACTCGACTGGATCTGGTAAATAGAGATTCTTGTAGTTTTTAGTAGCGATGTATTGCAAAACAGGCTGACTCATATTTTTTTCCCTTATATGGGTTAATTATATGGTACTATGAGAGAGTAATAATTATTCTAATTATTCAACAACTTCCACAACAAAAAAATTTGTGGCGCAGCAATAAAACTGCGATCGCTCTCCACTCCTCTAATAATATTGGTCTAGCATACCTCTGACTCAGAGGGTAAAAAGCCATTAGCCTGCGTTTTCCATTAGCTCCTCTTGGTTAGCAACCTCCTATTTTTTTGCGCTTATTGATTTTCTTTATTTCTTTTATATTGAATTCCACCCACCTACTTACTCCCAGTGGGAAAAAAGTCCCCATCCAAAGTTTGTTCCCAGGAATAAGGACAGGATTGGGGGAAAAGGTCATAAGAAAAACCGGTTTCGCGTACAGCTAGGTCTAACCCATTTTGATATGCTACAGCAAAAACTTCTTGGGTATATGGTTTGAGACTAGGATTCTCTTCCAAAAGAGTTTTTATTTCCCTTCTTTGCTCTCGAACCGTCGCTAACCAGCTATTACCTCTGAATTTTGCTTGATACTCCCATTTGAGCAGATGTCCCAGCAAAACTCCCAAGCGGTTTTTCAGCTCCTTTTTTTCCCTTCTCCCCAAAGCTTCTATCTCCTCCCACAGGTTTGGTAAATCCAAACATTCCCATTGACCCTCTTTTATAGCTTTAGCTTGATGTTGCGTCCATGCGTAAAAATCCGTTTCATAAAGACTCATAGTATTGTTCGCCTTCCTCAAGTTCCGGAAACCAGTTTTCCGTTAGTATGCGATCGCCATCCCAGGGGAATTGTTCAGGGAACTGGTCATAAGCAATAGAGGTTTGTTGGCTTGCAGCATCTTTTGCATCTGCCCAAGCATCTAACCACCACTCTGGGTCTTGTAAACAAGTTTTTAAGCTAGGCGTTTTCTGCAAGCGACATCTAATACGGTCCCGTTGGGTTCTAATTGTTGCTTGCCAACTGGACCCCCTGAGCAAAGGTTGATACTGCCATTTAAGGAGATGACATAACAAGACAGCCATGCGACTAGCTAGTTCCCTTTGTTCGCTCTTACCCACATCCTCTATTTCCTCCGCAATATGCTCCAGGTCAAGCAAGTGAAATTGGCGACTGCGTATAAATTTAGCCTGTTGATTTGCCCAAGCGACAATATCCTCATCATAGTTGGTAGCATTCATCCTAATTTCTCCTTTTCGCCAGCGATCGCTATTCCTCCTATCTCCTAAATTATATCGCTACAGAATTTTTCCCATCTTTGATAATTACACCGGAAATCCTATAAAATGGCGATCGCAGTTAATTTCAATTACCCCCGCGCCCATTTTTTTCTCCATCGGGGGGGTTGACTATTGTCTCTTGGACATGATACCCTGATAATGGAAATCTGTGCACTTTTTTTGCAAATGCTTACACTCCATTATACTCAACTCTCATAATACCACATTTTTATCCCTTCGACCACAGAAAAACTTATCTCAACCCCCTATAAATATAATTTTTTCTTATTGTTTATCTTTTATATACGAATTTATGGGTTAATACGATTGTACAACCATTTTAAGTTATACAACCCCAAATAATTTGGTCACGTTTGGTAAATTGCCTGTTGGGTTTTCTCCACCCAACAATAATGGAAATCTATATCCCGCTGGTGTTTCAATACTACTAATATTTGATGTTCCCCCCTTCGCGAAAGAGCGATCGCTTGTAGGTAGGCACAATTATTTGTAGGATGGTTTATCCATGCGGGCGTTGGGTTTCATCCTTCAACCCAACCTACATTGTCTTATATTTAATTCCACTCACTACTATTTGATATTCGCGAGCGATCACTACTCCTTATCTATCTCCTAGCACCGCACGATTTTTCCCATCTTTGGTAATTACCCCCGCGCCCATTTTTTTCTCCATCGGGGGGGTTGACTATTGTCTCTTGGACATGATACCCTCACAATGGAAATCTGTGCACTTTTTTCGCGAATGCTCACACTCCATTATACTCAACCCTCATAGTACCACATTTTTATCCCTTCGACCACAGAAAAACTTATCTCAACCCCCTATAAATATAATTTTTTCTTATTGTTTATCTTTTATATACGAATCTATGGGTTAATACGATTATACAACCATTTTAAGTTATACAACCCCAAATAATTTGGTCACGTTTGGTAAATTGTCTGTTGGGTTTTCTCCACCCAATAATAATGGAAATCTATATCCCGCTGGTGTTTCAATACTACTAATATTTGATGTTCCCCCCTTCGCGAAAGAGCGATCGCTTGTAGGTAGGCACAATTATTTGTAGGATGGTTTATCCATGCGGGCGTTGGGTTTCATCCTTCAACCCAACCTACATTGTCTTATATTTAATTCCACTCACTACTATTTGATATTCGCGAGCGATCACTACTCCTTAAGTGGTCGTGCAAAATAAATTTCGCAGTTCAGGGAGGGAACTGATAACTGAAAAGACCTAACAGATAACCCTTACAGAAATTATTTCTTCAATGAATATGTAAAATTAAATTTGCCTGGGTACTTATCTATCTCCTAGCACCGCACGATTTTTCCCATCTTTGGTAATTACCCCCGCGCCCATTTTTTTCTCCATCGGGGGGGTTGACTATTGTCTCTTGGACATGATACCCTCACAATGGAAATCTGTGCACTTTTTTCGCGAATGCTCACACTCCATTATACTCAACCCTCATAGTACCACATTTTTATCCCTTCGACCACAGAAAAACTTATCTCAACCCCCTATAAATATAATTTTTTCTTATTGTTTATCTTTTATATACGAATCTATGGGTTAATACGATTATACAACCATTTTAAGTTATACAATCCCAAATAATTTGGTCACGTTTGGTAAATTGTCTGTTGGGTTTTCTCCACCCAATAATAATGGAAATCTATATCCCGCTAGTGTTTCAATACTACTAATATTTGATGTTCCCCCCTTCGCGAAAGAGCGATCGCTATCTATCTCCTATTACAGCACCGCATCTCCTATTACAGCACCGCAGGATTTTCCCCATCTTTGGTAATTACACCGCAAGTCCTATTAATTTCAAGTGAGGATATCTAGGCGCCGATTTTTTCTCCATGGGGGGGTTAAAATATAGTTAGCTAAGGTTGGTTTTACTTTATAGGTTTTATGACTCCAGTTATTTTGCAAAAGCTTAATCCTATCGTTCTTGAAAAACTCAAATATCTTGCTCAAAGTCATCAACGGACTTTAGAAGAAGAAATCACATCTATTCTTGAAGATATCACGGAAAATACACCTATAATTACGCCTGAAAATAGGGGCTGGTTTCCTGGTTTTTTTGAGGAAGTTATTGGTGGATGGGAAGGAGAACCACTGGTTAGGGAGCATCAAGCAGAAGCGCAGGAGAGCGTTTTCTGAGTCAGTTTAGAATTCTTAGTTTTGATAAAGATGCAGCAAAAGTTTGTGCTTATATTCGTTCTGATTTGAAGAAAAAGGGAACACCAATAGGAGTTTATGATTTGCAAATTGCTGCAATCGCTATTGCTAATAATTTAGTTTTGGTGACTCATAATGTGGGAGAGTTTAGCCGAATAGAAGAGTTACAATATGAGGATTGGGAGATGGAGTTATGAAATTATAGGGATTTGTTCAAGATTTAGAACTTAAATTAAATCCCGGTTCTAAACAAACAGGAATTGCTTTATTATTTAAATAGAAAGATTAAGGAACATTTAGCAAAGATTGGTTTTTCTTTAGAGGAATAGAAATGATACAGGATAGTGATCGAAAAATTGTTTCAGAGTTTCCCTCTCGACTAGAAGCGATAATTCCCATTTTGGATTTACGAGTATTTGGTTCAAGAGCGCGGGGTGATGCTACAAAAGAAGTTCGGGTTACTAATAACTCACGAACTTTCTGATAGGTATAATGGGGGTGTTGGGTTTTATATTAAACTCAACCTACGTTGATCTTATATTTAATTCCACTTACCCACTTACAGGATTTTTTCCATCTTTGGTAGTCCCATAAAATAGCGATCGCCATCTATCTCCTATTACAGAACCGCAGGATTTTTCCCATCTTTGGTAATTACACCGCAAGTCCTATTAATTTCAAGCGAGGATATCTATTTACCCACGCGCCGATTTTTTTTCAATGGTAGGGGTTGACTATTGTCTCTTGGGGATGATACTCTGATAATGGAAATCTATGCACTTTTTTTATGAATGCTTATACTCGATTATAATCAACCTTCATAATACCACATTTTTATCCCTTCGACCACAGAAAAACTTATCTCAACCCCCTATAAACATAATTTTTTCTTATTGTTTATCTTTTATATTTATATATGAATTTATGGGTTAATACGATTGTACAACCATTTTAAGTTATACAACCCCAAATAATTTGGTCACGTTTGGTAAATTGCCTGTTGGGTTTTCTCCACCTAACAATAATGGAAATCTATATCCCACTGGTGTTTCAATACTACTAATATTTGATATTCCCCTCGCGAAAGAGCGATCGCTATTCCTTCTATCTCCTATTACAGCACCGCAGGATTTTTCCCATTTTTGGTAATTACACCGGAAGTCCTATTAGTTTCAAGCGAGGATATCTATTTCCCACGCGCCGATTTTTTTTCAATGGTAGGGGTTGACTATTGTCTCTTGGGGATGATACTCTGATAATGGAAATTTGTGCACTTTTTTTACAAATGCTTACACTCCATTATAATCAAACCTTATAATACCACATTTTTATCCCTTCGACCACAGAAAAACTTATCTCAACCCCCTATAAACATAATTTTTTCTTATTGTTTATCTTTTATATTTATATATGAATTTATGGGTTAATACGATTGTACAACCATTTTAAGTTATACAACCCCAAATAATTTGGTCACGTTTGGTAAATTGCCTGTTGGGTTTTCTCCACCTAACAATAATGGAAATCTATATCCCACTGGTGTTTCAATACTACTAATATTTGATATTCCCCTCGCGAAAGAGCGATCGCTATTCCTTCTATCTCCTATTACAGCACCGCAGGATTTTTCCCATTTTTGGTAATTACACCGGAAGTCCTATTAGTTTCAAGCGAGGATATCTATTTCCCACGCGCCGATTTTTTTTCAATGGTAGGGGTTGACTATTGTCTCTTGGGGATGATACTCTGATAATGGAAATTTGTGCACTTTTTTTATGAATGCTTATACTCGATTATAATCAACCTTCATAATACCACATTTTTATCCCTTCGACCACAGAAAAACTTATCTCAACCCCCTATAAACATAATTTTTTCTTATTGTTTATCTTTTATATTTATATATGAATTTATGGGTTAATACGATTGTACAACCATTTTAAGTTATACAACCCCAAATAATTTGGTCACGTTTGG from Cylindrospermopsis curvispora GIHE-G1 harbors:
- a CDS encoding slr1957 family protein; protein product: MLIINHYYIEWIEDWCTENGWTDLFVERRGNYWAFPPGCVIPEPIPMDTLKLIKQKKGATNEERLISVIALVITLLCISWAFICVSPMPLVVAFAFDAVAVAQLEIEE
- a CDS encoding alpha-ketoglutarate-dependent dioxygenase AlkB family protein; its protein translation is MYHNHHLTEKNLFEHKVIIATDGNVILYPEFFSVEHSNQLFCELYGNIKWKQEIIHLFGKKMPIPRLTAWYGDEGKSYTYSGIEQHPESWNPTLKFIKSKIEEIVPVRFNSVLINLYRDGKDSMGWHSDDEPELGKNPLIASLSFGATRRFYLRHKYDKSQKTVIDLENGSLLLMQDQTQHFWQHQVGKTAKKVQSRINLTFRIVN
- a CDS encoding magnesium chelatase subunit H — protein: MFTQVKSTIRHIEPDNLGDRTLIKVVYVVLESQYQSSLSQAVRQINAKHPSIGIEISGYLIEELRNPENYEEFKRDISSANIFIASLIFIEDLAQKLVTAVAPHRDNFDVAVVFPSMPEVMRLNKMGSFSLAQLGQSKGVIANFMKKRKEKSGAGFQDGMLKLLRTLPQVLKFLPMEKAQDARNFMLSFQYWLGGSAENLENFLLMLADKYVLKGEDKTNLAKAEYQAPVVYPDMGIWHPLAPTMFEDVKEYLNWYNSRRDIPKTLKDPLAPCVGLVLQRTHLVTGDDAHYVAIVQELESLGAKVLPVFAGGLDFSKPVNAYFYEPTSQRPLVDGVVSLTGFALVGGPARQDHPKAIEALKRLNRPYMVALPLVFQTTEEWLNSDLGLHPIQVALQIAIPELDGAIEPIILSGKDGATGRAIALQDRVEIVAQRALKWASLRRKPKLDKKIAITVFSFPPDKGNVGTAAYLDVFGSIHEVLKGLRNNGYDVQNVPDTAKELMEQVIHDAQAQYASPELNIAYKMSVSEYETLTPYSERLEENWGPPPGHLNSDGQNLLIYGKEFGNVFIGVQPTFGYEGDPMRLLFSRSASPHHGFAAFYTYLERIWGADAVLHFGTHGSLEFMPGKQMGMSGDCYPDQLIGTIPNLYYYAANNPSEATIAKRRSYAETISYLTPPAENAGLYKGLKELSELIASYQTLKDSGRGVSIVNAIIDKCRIVNLDKDIDLPESDAKNLSSEDRDNVVGIVYRKLMEIESRLLPCGLHVIGKPPTAQEAIATLVNIASLDRTEEEILSLPRIIAQSLGRDIEEIYQNSDRGILSDVQLLQDITMATRAAVGSLVQAQTDAEGRVSLVSKLNFFNMGKKEPWVESLHNSGYTKVDVSALKPLFEYLEFCLKQVCADNELGGLLQGLEGEYILPGPGGDPIRNPDVLPTGKNIHALDPQSIPTTAAVQSAKIVVDRLLDRNKAENNGQWPETIACVLWGTDNIKTYGESLAQIMWMVGVRPIPDSLGRVNKLELIPLEELGRPRIDVVINCSGVFRDLFINQMNLLDQGVKMAAEADEPLEMNYVRKHALQQAQEMGINLRQAATRVFSNASGSYSSNINLAVENSTWDSEAELQEMYLKRKSFSFNSDNPGVMDESRQLFENTLKTADATFQNLDSSEISLTDVSHYFDSDPTKLVASLRGDGKKPASYIADTTTANAQVRSLSETVRLDARTKLLNPKWYEGMLSHGYEGVRELSKRLVNTTGWSATAGAVDNWVYEETNETFIKDEEMQKRLLNLNPHSFRKIVSTLLEVNGRGYWETSEENLDRLRELYQEVENRIEGID
- a CDS encoding AAA family ATPase, with translation MTLVLPRTYRIRCVRSQELSLVMEWYSLDTKKPLCLKELSDGTIRMLCWAIILHSPVLPSLLVIDEPELGLHVAWMRILSEWIKMAAHKTQIIIATHSPDLLDHFTDCLEKVYCFDSYGKSHFSIKKLTQEMLADKRAKSDAILWRLSHKMKEMGFSFDAPESFSKYDSQRNCVKTNYQNC
- a CDS encoding AAA family ATPase, yielding MSQPVLQYIATKNYKNLYLPDPVEFNNLNILLGPNGSGKSNYINSLKFLRDCLYPTKYALEINGFEDAVNKIGGAGILDNTIEDPASVYFVYCFAGLSSDSTSKNHILELSLLVNRKEDRKQAVVIDQESLKVGDKVIEEDTFKFYYELKNDPFNAVLSGKLLAQRQIFNYNPEYPGYEPDPRVYCEDGYTRTNNNLCLNLLLSKSLEVGEPLMR
- a CDS encoding DUF29 domain-containing protein, which codes for MSLYETDFYAWTQHQAKAIKEGQWECLDLPNLWEEIEALGRREKKELKNRLGVLLGHLLKWEYQAKFRGNSWLATVREQRREIKTLLEENPSLKPYTQEVFAVAYQNGLDLAVRETGFSYDLFPQSCPYSWEQTLDGDFFPTGSK
- a CDS encoding DUF29 domain-containing protein, whose translation is MNATNYDEDIVAWANQQAKFIRSRQFHLLDLEHIAEEIEDVGKSEQRELASRMAVLLCHLLKWQYQPLLRGSSWQATIRTQRDRIRCRLQKTPSLKTCLQDPEWWLDAWADAKDAASQQTSIAYDQFPEQFPWDGDRILTENWFPELEEGEQYYESL
- a CDS encoding PIN domain-containing protein — its product is MLSFDKDAAKVCAYIRSDLKKKGTPIGVYDLQIAAIAIANNLVLVTHNVGEFSRIEELQYEDWEMEL